CATAAGAAATTGTGCCTATCCGCTATTTACTATTTAGACACATTTGATCTGTGTTGAACAGTCTTCCTAGTACCAATAGAATCTTTGATCCAACGCGATTTTGTTTTCTTTTCCTTTATTTTTTAAAACCACTTTTAATCAAATAAAACTTAACCCGAAAGACGGCTTTTCATAATGCAATACGAATATGAGAGGTTTCTGCAGTTTTAGGGATTAGTATTTTGTCCTTCCGTGGAACAGACATAAAACATGATATGGTGCATCATTATAGATTAATCAAAAATTACTTGATACACATGATTTCTTGAATGAAATATCAACTATATTAAAGCGTAGAGAAAAGATTTGAGTATTGATCAACGGGCTAGATGGCGATTTTGCTAACAAACTTAACTTTATTAACAATATAAAGTTTGGTGATACGATTGATTACAAGGAGTCTATCCAACTAAATGGTTAGATGAGTTAATGGTTTTATGCGATGGTAAGTTAGTTTTTCAAATTACTCCTGATGGCCATTCCAATCATACTGCGTATTAGTCTACGGAAGATTCTGATAGTGCAGTTCAACGGATCCTATTTGAAAGTATTGAAATGAAGTTAAGTGTCTGGAAATCACAAATAATTAAAGTTATTTGTTTTTAGATTACTCATAGATCTGTTAATATTTCAATCGAACCCGCACAGTATACGGGGCTTATTCTATGTGGTCTAGTCCTTTGGAAAGTAGTAACCTGTGTGTCATTAGGCAAAATTAGTCTTGAGGATTAAAGGGTCGATTTTTATTTATATATTGATAACCGCCCCCTAATCCATTTAATTCATCTCTAGGATTGGTTAAGGACATTAACCGCCTAATAGATATCAAGATAAATCTTGAGGGGAAACCAAAATTCTCAACCAAAAGAGAAACCAATTAGTAAATAACAGAAGGAGTATGAATCAATATAGATTGTTATTACAAGATGTTAAAAGATAAATCAAACTTTTGTCGGATTGATATTTATCTCAGTACACAAATGAATTCATAGTTGAATGATAGCAAAGATGCGGTCAAAGAGATTTGGAGTTTAGGAGATTGGAGAAGCAGGGGTCAATTTATTCCACCAGTATCAGCCAGTTTGACAAGACTTGCAAATTTACAAGCAAGCGATTCCGTTCTAGATGTAGCCTGCGGATTTGGTAACACTGCGATAACTGCTAGGATGCTGGGCGCAAAAGTAACTGGGATTGATATTACTCCAAAGCTTTTAACATTGGCTAAAGAAGAAGAAAAAATTGCTGGAATTAGTGGAATAGAATGGAAAGAAGGCGATGCAGAAAACCTTCCATATGAAGATGAATCCTTTGATGTTGTATTGTCAACCTTTGGTCATATTTTTGCGCCAAATCAAGAATTAGCAGGCAAGGAAATGATTCGAGTATTAAAGAAAGGCGGTCGTTTGGGTTTTACAAGTTGGCCACCTGAATTAGCTGTAGGAAAACTGTCTGAAGTTGTTTCTAAATATAACCCGTTACCTCATAATGAAGCATTTTCACCTTATAATTGGGGAGTGCCAGAAAAGATAAAGCAACTTTTGCCAGGCACTATTGACATATTCTTTGAAAGAGGTACTATTAATGTTCCAATTTTAAGTCCCAACCACTACTGGCAAGATACGATTACCAAAGCTGGCTTTATGATTCAAGTTATAAACACCTTAAAGAAACAACAAGATTATGGGAGAATTGAATTATTTAGAAAAGACTACATCAAGACTTTGAAACAATACATTACGGATAATATATTGAGAATGGGGTACCTAATTACAGTAGCAACTAAATGATATTTCTTTCCTTCATAGTATATGGTTGGCTAAATAATGCTATATAACGCAATACCTTATACTGTCAACATAGGTTAGAACATATCTTACTTTGCATCGTTCAGGCTTGATACTTCACCTAAGTTGGTCTGAAAAGGCTAGTCGGGGTGAAATTATTCATAAATTGACTCATTTTTTCCCATTCTCATTTGATATTGTCTCATCTATTGCCCTTTTTAACAAGGAAAGTTTTATTGGTTTTTGCTGTATTCTATCAATTCATTTTTCACATTAATCCCAAATTTTCCTCCGAAAGAGCAGTCATTAATAAAATGACCATTAAATTAGTTGAAAATGGAAAATGGAAATCTCAAGACACGATTTATTTAGTGTACAGTGATAGTTATCAAGAGACTCGCTGAAGAGGTTTAGAATCAATCATTCGCCAACTATATCAAATATGCACTGGAGATAAGAATTCAAGCAGACTTAGACGATTTTGTAACTATATGAGAATCATTTGAGTCTGCTGAGAAATTGATGGAGTGGATTTAAGGAAAATACTGAGATACAGTATGATCATTTTTAAAACAGCAATCTACAATAATTTATTTGAAGAAGAGGGGAATCAAAGAGAATGGTGACAGAGAAGAAACACTATGAAAATATAGAATTAGGCATAACATTTGATTATCCATCAAATTGGGTCGAGATAACTGACGAGAGCATAAAGAATTCTGGTGCAGATGTGTTGATGCACAGCGATTCGGTAATTTTTGGGTTTAAAAGAGTGAATGTAAAAATAAACTCCGAGGGTCCAATTGAAATGGCTATTGAAAAAGTATTAAAGGATACAATTTACTTAGGAGAGACAGTACTCGAAGAATCAAAGTTAGATAAATATCCTATTAGAAATGGCCGCTCGGGAACTGTAATCGTAAAGCGATGGTACGATGATGAAAATATAGTTATACATGAAAGAACGTTTATCATAAATGACAAAAAAGATCTTTGTTTTATAACCTTATTTGAACAGGATCAACAAAATACCAAAAGCATAGATTCTGTGAATGTTCAGAATCAAGTAGAAGAAATATTTGAATCGTTTAGGTTTTTGTAGCAATTCACTAGAAATAGTTATTTGATAAATTCAAATGAGATTGAAAAAGATGCAGCATTCCCAAACTCCAATCCATCTGATGTTCTTCAATTTTATAACATAAAAGGTTGCATTAATTGATTTATTTGTTTTACTAGTAAAATAATTATTGATTTGGTTAATTACTTGAGTCAAATTTGTTTCACAGACCACCTAATAAGATACTATTTATAGTAACTATCTTGGAAGGGTTAAGATATAGGGTAATTCTTAAATTTCATCTTTTTAAAACAAATGTTTTTCTGTTTTCGTCTTCAAAACCGAGATCCTAGGAATAGTGACCCTTGCTTATTTTGACAGTAAAGGTCAGATAAACGATCTTTGGAATCTGTTATGGTATATTCTTTTTTGCGCAGGAGTCACAGTATTTTTCTAAAATGGTAGCTCCATCTGCAGTGAATATTACTTCTTGAGTAGCTGTGTTACTGCAACTTACACAGTATTTTGTCTTTCCGCTAACATCAACGTATGCCCTTATTGACGAAAATTTCTTATAAGAAGAGGGCAAAGACATTATCATAGGATTAGAATTATTTTCACTTGTCATATGCTATATATACATTTCGCATCTATTAAGTATGTCATGACGCATATCGTTGATGGGCCACTCTAATCGTTACTACGAACGTAAATACAGAGGTTTCAACTGGTTCTAAACAATAATGCACAAATATTAATCAGCATAATAATAAAAATGGAAATCATATTACTTTTTGGACAACTATTTCTAAATACCTAGTCAATTGAATAAGATCTACCTATTAGAATCAACGCGATACCAAATAGATGACGTTTTGAAACTTGTTTCATTGTGAGTTACGTGAGAGCACATCATGAATTTTATTCTAAAGTGAGAATCGGTACAAAAGAGTATGAATCTTTTGAGACTAGCAGGAATCTGAGAATAGAAGAGATTGAAATATCAAACTTGGAAATAACGGACAGACTAGTTTTATACTAAAAGAAAATAACAAGTGAGAAAAGATAAAGATAAAGATAAAGATATAGTTTCTAAATGTAGTACCCAATATTATAAGGTATGCTATGCATGTACATTCAGAGAAAATTTTGGATTCATTGTTAAAAAATACCCTAAAACGTCCCATTCCCTATCTCATTGGTGGTACCATAACTGGAACATTTATTGCATATTATTATGGTTTTCTATTTTCCATAATAGTAAATACCATTATTTGGTTTGTAATATCAACCACTGTAAACAAATACTACTGGCATTACACTGGTTTTAGAGCTAAGAGGAGTCTTATTTCTATCTACCTCCTACATAGAAAAGATACAAAAACTAAATCAATAATTTAAATGGTTACAGCAGCATGGAGGAAAACTCCCATGTGATATCGACCAATAGTATTACTAATTCTATTCCTGACAAATTAGGAGTCAATAATCTAACTAATATTAAAAGTCCTTTTAAATAATGTTAGGATGAGCCGAAGGTATCAGATCTTCAATAGGGAAAAAAATGGTCATAGTTGACTGTGCACAACTACAGAAAGTAACCGATCCACCTTAATTAGATCTAAATGTACTAATACAAAGTCGCAGTATTGATTCTCCGAGTGAAAATTCTAAATGATTCCGCAGACTTGAAGTCTCTTCCTCATCAAGGGGGATAGTTTTTACTACTTTCTCATATATTTGAAATTATTTTTAATATTAAGTTTGCAATATTATGGAATTAATCAACAATTTTTAAATATCTCGTAACTATTATCCATAATTATGAATATATGCAATAAGCCTAAATTTTTAGTTAATTCCAAAGACAAAATAATTAATGGTAAAAGAAGAAAAAGTTCAAAAAGCTATAATCTGCTAAATCCTTGTATCAGAATCTTCTATGAGACCAAGCATACATCCAAAAGACTTGAGAATATTTTGAAAAAGAAGTTAAACCAAAAGGACAATACCCATGTAATGCAAAAAATAATCAAGTTAGATTTTACTACAAATGAAATAACAAATATTAACTTGTTAAAATTAGATGAATAATAAGATAA
This Candidatus Nitrosocosmicus oleophilus DNA region includes the following protein-coding sequences:
- a CDS encoding class I SAM-dependent methyltransferase, which encodes MNDSKDAVKEIWSLGDWRSRGQFIPPVSASLTRLANLQASDSVLDVACGFGNTAITARMLGAKVTGIDITPKLLTLAKEEEKIAGISGIEWKEGDAENLPYEDESFDVVLSTFGHIFAPNQELAGKEMIRVLKKGGRLGFTSWPPELAVGKLSEVVSKYNPLPHNEAFSPYNWGVPEKIKQLLPGTIDIFFERGTINVPILSPNHYWQDTITKAGFMIQVINTLKKQQDYGRIELFRKDYIKTLKQYITDNILRMGYLITVATK